In Subdoligranulum variabile, the genomic stretch CGCAGAGCACCAGGCGGACACCGAGCGAGCCGCCGCGGGCACCGCTTCTCCAGGCAGTGCAACCCTGCAGCCAGACCGAAACCGATTCCAGCAGGAACACCCAATAGCAGATAAAGGGTCCCCACCAGAGATTGGCATGGTAGAGACGCTCCCCGCTCTCCACCAAAAACAGCGCCTCCGCCATGGCCACCGCGAACACAAGCAGACTGAACCGATAGCGAAAATTCCGCCAGGCTTGCCGCCCAAACAAAAGGCCTACCGCCACCACAAAGACAAAGGAGCGCAGCAGCCCCAGGACCGACGCCTCATTGAAGGGCCCCCACAGCATGGCATGCCGGTCAAAATCCACCGTGAAGATCAATTTCATGCCGCTGTCTGCGTCAGCAAACAGGACGTTGGCCTGGATCAGGCAGAGCGCAATGCTGGGCAGCACGCTGCAGCCCATGATGACCTCCTGCCGGAGATTTTTCCCCCGGGTGCGGACCAGATCGGCGATGAGCAGCAGAAGCAGGGCCGGTGCAAAGGCAAAGACCAGGCTGGCCTTAAAGCTGGTGGCCAGTGTGAGCAGTATGATATACACCAGCCAGATACGCAGGTCCAGTTTGCCGCTCATTCCCTGCCAGGCCCGATAAAACGCCAGAACCGCCAACAGGGCAAAGGGGGCCAGCATGATATAGGTCGTATTATGATAGATGGTGCCGATGACCGTTCCCTGGTACCAGTACCCTCCCCGCGGTATCCAGACCGCCTGGGCGAAGTTGATCACCAGACTGGTCAGCAGCCGCGCCGGACAGGACCATCCCGGCATGGCGGGACGCAGCCCCAGGGCAAAGACAGCCACCGCCCCCAGGTGGAACAGCGCCAGCAGCGCAGCGATGCCCCAGCGCCCTCCCAGCGCGTAGGCCGGACCAATCAACAGAGAGGTAGTGGAATAAACCATTCCTCGCTGGGCAAAGGCCAGGTGCTGCCCCAGGTCGGAGGTATAGGGGTCGTTGCCGCCCCCCGGCGAACAGAGCTGTTGGTAATGCAGCCAGGCCATCGCCACGGCAAAGGCCGCCAGCGCCAGCAGTGCCGCTGCCCACAGCCAGCGTTGTTTTACAGTTTTGGACAAAAGGGTTCCTTCCCTTCCGGCGGCGGACCGCCTGAAATCGGTTTTCCATAAAGCCGTATTGTATAATGATACCATACCCGCCGCAAAACGCAAGAGTTCATCTTCTTTTTGGGCAGGCCCACCAAAAACAACCAATGCAGCACCGTGGTTTTTTGCTTGCCAAACGCGGCGTAATCCTGTATAATAGAGCCTGTTCTGTATATGAAAAATTGACACTGTGAGGTTTCACGATGCTGACAAGTTACCTGTATGTTTTCTTCATCTCTATGGTTCCGCTGATCGAGTTGCGCGGTGCGATCCCCGCCGGCGTTCTTCTGGGATTGCCGCTGTGGAGCGTCTATGTGGTCGCCATCATCGGCAACATGCTGCCAGTGCCTTTTATCTTCTTCTTTGCCCGCAAGATTCTGGAGTGGGGCGCCGACAAGCCCGTCATCGGCAAGTTTTTCACTTTCTGCCTGCAGAAAGGCCACCGCGGCGGCGAAAAGCTGAAAGCAACCGCCGGCCGTGGTCTGCCCTGGGCGCTGTTGCTCTTCGTGGGCATTCCTCTGCCGGGTACCGGTGCCTGGACC encodes the following:
- a CDS encoding COG2426 family protein, translated to MLTSYLYVFFISMVPLIELRGAIPAGVLLGLPLWSVYVVAIIGNMLPVPFIFFFARKILEWGADKPVIGKFFTFCLQKGHRGGEKLKATAGRGLPWALLLFVGIPLPGTGAWTGTLAASLLDMDFKSSVLACMGGVLLAGCIMGALSLAGVSALGAVVA